A single region of the Nicotiana sylvestris chromosome 6, ASM39365v2, whole genome shotgun sequence genome encodes:
- the LOC104214616 gene encoding 17.6 kDa class I heat shock protein-like, with the protein MSLIPRMFGDRRSSVFDPFSIDLWDPFRELGFPGSNSRETSAFAHTRIDWKETPEAHVFKADLPGLKKEEVKVEIEDDRVLQISGERNVEKEDKNDTWHRVERSSGKFMRRFKLPENAKMDQVKAAMENGVLTVTVPKEEVKKPDVKSIDITG; encoded by the coding sequence ATGTCATTGATTCCAAGAATGTTCGGCGATCGACGAAGCAGCGTCTTTGATCCATTCTCAATCGACCTATGGGATCCCTTCAGGGAATTGGGCTTTCCAGGTTCCAATTCACGGGAGACTTCTGCATTCGCTCACACACGAATCGATTGGAAGGAAACTCCGGAGGCTCATGTGTTCAAGGCCGATCTCCCTGGGCTTAAGAAGGAGGAAGTGAAAGTCGAGATCGAAGACGATAGGGTTCTTCAAATCAGCGGAGAGAGGAATGTGGAGAAAGAAGATAAGAATGATACTTGGCACCGTGTGGAACGCAGCAGCGGCAAATTCATGAGAAGATTCAAGCTCCCCGAGAATGCGAAAATGGATCAAGTTAAGGCGGCGATGGAGAATGGAGTGCTTACTGTTACTGTTCCGAAAGAAGAGGTGAAGAAGCCAGATGTCAAATCTATTGATATCACTGGTTAG